The Paenibacillus amylolyticus genome contains the following window.
TGTACAGCGGGTATGTAGTTCCAATTCGTGAACCTTCCAGCAGTAATAGAGCTTCCCCCTCCAATATCGCCTGCACCGCCTGCGTGGTGGTTTCAACACTTTTTACAGATGCCAGGGGGACCTGTGCAGCATTAATTCCCATTTCCTGAAGGGGTGTTAGTACCTGTCTTTCCAGCCGTTCTGTATCGCATAGACCAACACAATATATGCATACTGCTGAAGTGTGACATGCGGTTTGGAATGGATGAAACACCACATCCGAGCAACCTGCAAATACGGAGCTTAACATATCTTGATTTATTGCAAGAGATCCGGTTAACGGCAGGTTCTGCTCTGTTATCGGTGATGTATCCATACCGCCCTCCCCTTTCTGCGCATGCTCGTCCAGATATTCTCAGTTAAAGGTATCCTTTACTTATACGTTGGGATCTATACGCAAAATATTGAATGGCAAAAGAGCCGCCCTCTTGAGCGACCCTGAATATATAATCAGATATTCAGATCCTTTGAATCCTTCCTGATATTCCGGTATGCAATGGCTCCCTATCCTTTGACAGCACCCAAAGCAACACTCCCAATAATCTGTTTGGAGAATACGGAGAAAACAACAATTATAGGCAGAATTGAGATCGCCACACCCAGATACAAGAGTCCATAATCCATCCCATAGTAACCTTGCACGAGCGCAACCAACACCGGAAGCGGATATTTGTCCAGGGAGAAGAACAGAACAAGCGGCGTCAGAAAATTATTCCACGAACCAATAAATGTGAATATGCCAAGGGCTGAGATTGCCGGCCCCAGAATAGGCAGTACAATCTGATTGAACGTCCGGAACTCACCAGCACTGTCCACCCGTGCAGATTCAATAATCTCATCCGGGATGCTGCTCTCCATGAACTGTTTGATAAAGAATACATTGAATGCGTTAGCTGCGGCAGGCAAAATAATCGCGGCATAACTGTCCAGAAGCCCCAACGTACTGAAAAGACGGTATACCCCAATCAGGGCCAATTGACCCGGCACCATCATGGTCGCTAACAGAAACAGAAACAGCCAGTTCCGCCCTTTGAATTTGAATTTGGCAAAACCGTATGCGGTCAAAGCACCAATATACAGAGATAACACGGTCGATGATCCGGCAATGAATATACTGTTGGCGAATCCGCGCCAAATGTTGATTTTGGACACCATGTTCATATAATTATCAACTAGAAAAGATCCGGGAAGGAAGGTGAACGTTGAAGCAATGGTTGCATTGTTATGTGTTGAATAGATGAGCATCAGATAGAATGGAATGATGCACAGTACGGCAAGACCAATCAATAACAGATAGATGATGATCTTGCCTGCCGTCAGCCTCCTTGTGGTGGCATATTGCTGAATCGCCGCATTTGGTTGTTCAACTGATTTTGCAGTTTGCATGAGAACTCCCCCTCCCTATGATCGGCTCTTCCGCTTGGTCATGATGAAGGATGCAACGGACAACAATATGATGATAATAAACAGACAAAATGCGATTGCAGCGCCGTAACCAAAACGTGTGCTCTGAAATGCCACATTATAGAGATACATAATGCTTGTCATGGCTGCCCGGTCAGGGCCACCATTACCATTGGTTAATGTAAATGGCTGATCAAAAATCTGGATGCCCCCAATAATGGATGTAATCATCTGAAACAGAATAATGGGACGGAGCATTGGCACGATAATATGGATGAAAATATGTTTCTTCTTCGCACCATCCATCTGGGCAGCTTCCAGTAATGACGGATCTATCCCCTGAAGACCTGCAAGGTAGATGACCATGGAATATCCGAAGTATTGGAAAAACAAGATGGAGGATACAATCAGCCGCATAAACCATGGATCATTTTTCCAGTTAATTGGGTCTTGGATGATTCCCGTTTGCATCAGAAAATGATTCAGTCCCCCGGATTGCCAATCAAAGATCAGGCTGACAAGCAATCCGAGTGATGCAGCCGTTACGATATTCGGAAAAAAGTAAACGGCTCTGAAAAAATCCCGTCCTTTGAGCAGCTTATCATTCAAAATAAAAGCCAACACAAGGGAGATCGTCAGCTGCGGAACCACGGAGACCCCCCAGATAAATAACGTATTAAACAAGGTTTTGTAGAACAGCGGATCTTGCAGTACAGCCACGTAGTTACCGATCCCTACAAAGTCAGGCGTCGTGATGCCATCAAAGTTGGTGAAACTGATGTAGAGCGAATATAAAATGGGATAAAGTCCAAACATGGTGAAAATAATGAAAAACGGAGCAATGAAGTAGTAGCCGTAATGGTCCTTGCGAATCGTTTTGGCAAACATGTTCTATCCCCCAGTTATCATCGAATGTGTCTAACCATTCGCTTGCTTCAGCTAATCCACTTCCAGCTCCGGAAATCTCAAGGTAACATCACGTTTGATTCGCTTTACGACTTCTTCCTTGGTCTGAATGTCCTTATTGAGATACAACTGAAGTACATTTTTGTAGATATCATTGTTAATTGTGGCATCATATTTGGTGCGTTCGTATACATTAACCCGCTTGGCGGCCTCGGAGAAAAACTCAAAATGCTTCTGTCCACCCAAATAAGAGGATGAGAGCGATGAGGCCAGTTCATCATTCACAACCATGTTGCTGGTGAAATAATCCTGCTCTTTCGCCAGCTCTGACAGAAAGTCGTGGTTGAAGTTATAGAACTCGATGAACTTCCAGGCGAGATCTTTTTTGTCACTTTTACTATACAACGCGATATACGTTCCGCCCGAACTAAACGCTGACGGTCCCTGAGCCAGGCCCCACATGCCTTCGGTATCCGGAGCATTGGCCTTGAACGTATATTGCAAGGCCCAGGTTGCCCCGGGATAGAACATGACCTCTCCTTTTTGCATGGATGCAGCGTAACCTGCACTTCCATCCTCATACTCGGCAAGGACCTTCCGCTCTCGTGCTTCACGTACAAGATCAAGTACGTTTAGGTAGGTTGGATCGATGACGAGCTTGCCGTCCTTCACCCAAGGTATACCATCATATGAATTCGATATGGCATTCCAATTCGCCAATGCATGTACTTTATTCCCGCTACTTTGCTGCACCTTCTCTCCAATCTCGAAGATCTTCTCCCATGTATCGATCTGTGAACCCACCTTCTCCGGATCATCGGTCCCCAGATATGTCTTCGCCAAATCCCGACGATAATAGATGCCGCCTGGTGTTCCCTGATAACCTATCGCTCTGACATTTCCTTCACTATCCTTTTCATTGGCCTGTACAAAAGCATACTGTTCCTGGATAAGTTCATTCGCGTTATACGGAGAAGCTGATAGATTTTCCAGATAGGGAACGTCGATCAGTTCTCGAATATTCGCATTTTCGATCATAAAAACATCTGGAGCCTTTGAGGTGGTCTGTAGCGCAGATTTCAGCTTGGTGATATAGAAATTACCGGGGATGTTGACAAAGTTCACTTTGATGTCAGGATACTCCTTTTCGAATTTCTCGATGGCATACTTTGCTTCATCGGTAAAACTCCATACGGTAATCTCCTGTTGCTTGGCTTGATTCGACGGACTGAACTGGCAACCAGCTAACAACAGCGCTGTAATTACCAGTACAATAGTTGGCTTAAACCACTTCTTCATAGGCCCCCTCCTTCAAAAAGGAAACGCTTACAATTTATTAGAGTATATTGATTTTGGAGAGGGCTTTCTCCACAAATATTGTGCATTACCCTTCATATTTTGTGATATTCATACGGTGCTTCTTACGAAATTCGGAGGGTGTGCAGTCATTATATTTCTTGAAAAGACGATTATAGGAGTTTACATTGTTGAACCCGTGTCCGATCGCAATCTCTAGAATGGTATCCTGACGGAACAATAAGGCCCACTCCGATTTGATAATTCGAAAATGATTCAAGTATTCCATCAGCGTCACGCCTTTGATCTCTTTGAATAATTTGCAGACATGAAACTTGCTGAATTTAATATGCTCTGCCACCTGTTCCAGCTTGATCGGTTCAGCATAGTGCTCCTCCAGGTATTCACAGACCGATTCAAGGAATTCAAATTTCTTGGAAGAAGTACAGGGCCATCCCAAGGGGGTTAATGGATCTGTCACTGGGGGCTTTGTGCGTAACAAAAGAACCATGAGATCATACAACCGGGAAACCATTAACCACCGATAACCGGGCTTTCGATTTTTTTTCTCGGCAATTATGGCATCGATATACTGAACCACATTGTTGCGACTTCCCGCATTCGATGGAATAACGGTTGTTTTGTTAAAAAGCTCACCAAGATCCTGTATCTCGGCTTCTGTCGTGAAGCTTCCTGTTAACAATTCGAGGCGGAACAGGATAATCGTTAAGTGTTCGGTTCCCGGCAAGAAGCAATGTACATCCCCTGGTTTAATCAGTAGTACATCCCCTTGTCCCAGCTCACGGACTTGGTCATTCACGCCAATTCGTGCCCTCTTACCATTAACAACAACCAATTCAACTTCATCATGCCAATGTGCAGCATAATTGAACTGACCACCTGTATGAATCACCCGAATGGGAAAACCTTCTTCCATATGGCCTGTCTCCAGAAACGTGGGTACGCCCATCTTCTCACCCTCCATTTATTTCCTATGCAAGAATCTCTCGTCTTTATTATTATGCATGAATCGCCACACTCCTTTCTTTTTTAACATTTAAAATTCCATGGAACGAAAAAACTCCTCAAATCAGGTTGAGGAGCCGAACAGAATCACGTTCCACGCATTGGATGTCCAGTGTATATAACGTCTCTACGATCTCTCCGTGCAGCAGTTGGAAGAGAACATGACCCGCAAGCTGGCCTGCATCCCTCTTCGGCTGACGAAATGTGGTTAGAGGAGGATTCATATACTGGGATGCAGGTATATTGTCAAAACCAATTACGGATAACTGCTCCGGAATTGAAATATCATGCTCCCTAAAGGCTTCCAAGCCGCCGATCGCCATTTCATCATTGGCAAAGAATACAGCGGACGGCAACTCTCCTTCTAGCAGTTTTTTGGCTGCATTGTAACCATCTTGCTTCATGTATTGTCCGCCAATTTTCCACTCGGGGTTCTCTTCAATGCCTGCCTCCTTCAAGGCTTTCAAATAACCTTGATAACGTTGGAGATTACACTCCGATTGTGACGGACCACTAATATAAGCTATTGTCCGATGCCCTTTATCGACCAGATACCGGGTAGCCAGGTACCCGCCTTGCGTATCACTCATCAAAACCTTTACAATATGTTGAGCATCCAGATCCCGATCCATGACGACAATCGGAAATCCTGCTTCAGATGCTTCAATAAGCAATTGATCTTCAATATTTTGAGCGATGACAATAGCTCCGTCAATTCTTCGTTCACGAATGTAGCGATGGGCTGTCGACTTCTCTCCACCCAGCGAACTACATACAATCATATCGTATCCGTGACTCATGACGACGTTTTCTATTCCGTTCACCAAATCCGAGAAATACGGACTGGACATGTCATGCACAATCACACCAATCGTTTGTGTACTCTGCCGCTTCATTTCAGAGGCAGGACCATTCTTCACGTAATTAAGTTGGCTTGCTGCTGCGAGCACCTTCTGCCTGGTTGGCTCACTTACATTACCTTTATCGTTGAGTACGCAAGATACGGTCGAACTGGCTACACCCGCCATCTTGGCAACATCTTTTATCGTTATCATGATATATACTCCTCAAAGACAGTTTCATCTATTTCGTCCAATATGGCAGTAACACAACAATCCACACCGGACTGTTCACTAGCATTTTATCACGTCAGTCCAGTCGATGTCTCTTTCCAAGACATCGACTGCATAAACATATTAAAGAAACCGAGGTGCCTTCATGAGATTCAGTGAATATGTAATAGGTCAGCGCTATAAAACCACATCCTTGGCCTTATCCAAGAGCGATATTATGGAGTTTGCTACAATCTATGATCCACAGTACATGCATCTGGATGAGGAAAAGGCCAAGCAAGGACGCTTCGGAAGTTTAATTGCTTCAGGAATGCAAACGATGAACATCTCCTTCAAGTTATGGATTGAGGTCGGAATCTATGGAGAGCATGTTGTGGCGGGAACCGGAATGAACAACATTCAATTCCTGAAGCCTGTCTTTCCTGATGATGAGCTTCATGTCATTGCAGAAGTCATTGGTCTTACGCCTCGACGAAAAGGTAATGGGATCGTTACCGTGTTGCTGAGTACGTTTAATCATAAGAATCAAAAGGTCTTTCAGGCCGAATTAAGTGCTTTAATTGATGATTAGTATGGCTGTGAAATAGCCGTGAATTAGCTGTGAAATGCTGTAAAAAAATAAATAGAAGCCGCCTATTGGCGACTTCTCATGTATATCATGCATTTTTATATATTAAACGTTGTAGCCTTTCAATACCTGTCCCAAAATCTCTACACCCTTGACAATCTGTTCGTCTGACGGGGTTGAGAAATTAAGTCTGATAGCGTTACAAGGGTCTTGCTCGTTCACCAGGAATGCATTTCCCGGCACAACCGCAACCCCTTGGGCTGCCGCAGTCTTGGCGTAATCAAGCATTGGCACATGTGCTGGCAGGTCACACCAGAGGAACAGTCCACCATCCGGCGTAGTATAGGTAATGGAATCACCCATATGCTCTTGCAGCTTGTCCATCATCAATGTTGCTTTTCTGCGATATACCTCACGAATGCTGTTAATGTGCCCCGCGTAGTCATACTCGGTCATGAACTTGTATGCCAGAATCTGTGGAAGCATGGCTGTATGTACGTCTTCTCCCTGTTTGGCAACAACCATCTTCTCCGCCACTTCATGTGGTGCTTGTACAAAACCGACACGTAGTCCTGCCGACAGAATCTTGGAGAATGATCCAACATAGATGACGAGACCCTCATCATCCATGGACTTAATGGTTGGCACATCATCTCCATTGAATCGAAGTTCTCCGTACGGGTTGTCTTCCAGAATCATAACGCCATACTTCTTGGCCAGCTCGTATATGGCCTGACGTTTCGCAAGACTCGTCGTTACACCGGTCGGATTCTGAAAACTCGGAATGACGTAGATCAGTTTCACATTGGGCTCTGTTTGCAAAGCCTGTTCCAGCTTCTCAATATCCATACCGTCCATTTCCATCGGAACACCCGCTAGCTTCGCACCGGATGCCCGGAAGGAGTTCAGGGAACCGATAAAGCTCGGACTCTCACAGATAATCGTGTCCCCTTCATTACAGAATACTTTACAGGCAAGTTCAATCCCCTGCTGCGCCCCAGATACGATGAACAACTGATCGGACGGCTTACCGGTATCAAAACCTGTCTTCAAAAGTTGAGTCAAGGCTTCCCTGAGGGGAACGTAACCTTCTGTAATGCCATATTGCAGAGCCGTGACCGGATCATGCTCCAGAATGGATTGAGTAAATGTGCGAATCGCCTCAATAGGAAAGGTTTCCGGGCGGGATTACCCGCAGCGAATGGAATCACATTTTGCCCGGAAGAAGCCTTCAGGATCTCACGAATAATGGATGGTTGCAGTGCTGCGATACGATTGGAAAATGAATAGTTCATCTTAAATAGTGCCTCCCGACATTTCATCTGACTTGGTTCTCTATCGTTACATTAGACTCTATTATACGAGCATTTCCCGAATTTCCAAACTGTCTCCACAAAATTAATGTTTATGCACCAAAAAGAGGCCGCCGTCAGCAACCTCTTTTGCATACTTATTAAGCAAGTTTCAATGGATTAGCGGGCTGCGTTTCATCTCGGATAACCGTGTGGCCTTCACGACATAAGCGGCTAAACCGGGGATCATCCGGGCCAGACCAGGATAGAATTTATTGGTTTTGGCAAAAGCCAGCTTTTGAATTCTTCTTGCACGTCTGAGCAATTGGGTGAATTCACGGCTTGCTTCCAATATGTAATTACTCTGCCAATCAGCATGCTCGATGTGGCCTTGCAAGTACTTGTCAGTCCACCTTGCACACAGGAGTGAGGAGCGCAGGGCAATGGACATTCCGTCTCCACATAAGGGCGGGATCACCAGCATGGCATCTCCAATATGCGGATATTGAGACCACGGTTCAGGAGCGTTGGACAGGTGCAGCGGCGCAATCGACACTTGTGTTCCGTCTACAGGCTTTCCTTCGGCTAAACGGGCTGCCAGACTCACATTGGTCAGAGATGCTGCCTGTAAAATATCGTTTACAGACTTGCCGCTTCCCTGGACGGTATCGAGTGTCAACAAGGCGGCGACATTCACAATGCCATCCTCAATCGGGGAAATTCCCACATAGCCTCCCTCGCAAAAATATAACTCTACCCGTGCGGGAATCTGGATACCGCTGAAATGGGATTTGACGCCAACATATACGGTTTGGTCCCGCAGATCAGGTGCGGAAGCCATGCCCCGCAGCTTCTTGGTTCCATGTGCTCCAATGACGGCTTTGGCTCTGTAACTGATCCGCTCATCTCCCTGTTTCACCTGAACCTCATAACGGGCATCCTCAAGCTGATCAATGCTCGTTATGGTTGCTTTGGTCACAATCTGGGCTCCGGCCGCCAGAGCCTTCTGATGCAAAATCTGGTCCAGTTCATATCGACTTATGCCATAGGCTAATCCTGGGAGCGGTGCTTCAATCACTCCGCCTTGTGGCATAACAATTTTGGCGTGGTCCATGGTGCTGGGTTTCTTCCGTTGGTCCAGAAGGTGAATATCCAGAACTTCCAGCATCTCCTTGGTTTCAGGTGACATGAACTCACCGCAGGTTTTATGACGAGGAAACTCCTGACGATCCAGCAAAAGGGTCTGATGACCTTTTCCTGCCAGTTGCATTGCACACGTGCTACCTGCGATTCCGGCTCCGATGACAATCACATCTATCGATTTCGACACGTCAGATCACCTGCCTTTCGCGGGAATAACAACAGAGTAACGGAATAAAGGCTTCCATTCATAGGTCATCGTATCGTGATTCAGCCGTTGTTTCAGTTCCCTCCAATCCCTCCCTGTAAAACCTTTGGCTACAGATAGAGGCCCATCATGACGAATATACCGATTGCGCGAGATCATTCGTGTGGTAATCCAGACCGCTTTATAGGATACGGGATGTCGGTGAATATCATTAATGACGACGCCATGCCTCGATGCTCGCAGCATATGAGAAACCATATCGACCAGCTGATCTCCGTCAAAATGATGCACAAACTGGGAACCTGTTACGATATCGGCTGAAGCATCCGGCAATTGTGTAAGATCGGCACGTTGTACCCGAACTCGGGGTTCGTCACGAAAGAGTTGTCTCGCTTCCTCACACGCCTCTTCCGTTAGATCGACCAGCGTGATCTCCAGCTGAATGCCCTGACGATCCGCCCATTGCAGCAGTTTCTGGTTCACGTCCCCTGAACCTGCCCCCACATCCAGGAGAGAGAGTTGATCCGGCCTCCCGACAGAGTTCCATAACTTCTCTACTCCAGCCAGTGTTGGGCCGGGTGCTGCGAATATTTTGTTAAGACGTCTGAGATGTCTTAGAGCTTCACGAAGTTCCTCCCCTCCCAGAGAGAAGTCATCCATCAGTTCATCTTCCTTCGCCCGAATGGATAATGTTCTAAAGAAGGACATGTTCGTACTCCTTCATCACTGAAGATAATGAGGGTACATAAGTGAATTTCATCAACTCCGCGGCCATGCCAAGAATCGCGATATCGGATGGACTATGATTTTCTGACATAATTAACCTCCTGATACTGGTTATTATTCCCTGTAACTAATAACTCTTACCCCTTATCGATATCGTTATCATCCCATGAAGGCTCTTAATTCTAGTTTATTAACCAACCCGCCAAATCAGAAGCTTGGTTTCATCAACCGATGGATACAACCAGTGATAGAACCAAAAAAGCCGCCATAGGCGACTTCAGTGTGATTTTTCAAATATTTGATTATAAGTGCTTCATGATAACTTTTTACGTCATCCTGATCCAGTTTATTTGGAAAAAGCTTCTCTGATCTTGTCACTCATCAGAAACCAGGCATCCTCTGCCATCTTGAGATCTCCAAAATGCGTAAATCCGTGAGCGGCTCCCTCGTATTCCTTAAGTGTCACCTTCACACCGCTCTCTTCAAGCCTTGCTGCATAAGTTCTCGCTTCTTGAGCAAGCGAATCTTTTTCCGCGGTAATGATCAAAGCTAACGGCAGTTCCTGTAATGATTTTGCGAGCACAGGTGAAGCTAACGGATCGTGCGCATCTTCAGGTGTTTCAAGGTACATGGCGTTGAATGTTCTGGCGATATCGGCTGGAATGGCTTCTTCAAAACTCGGTTTCTCCGCCGGATCTGTTGCCACATCCAACACGCCATAATCGATAACCTGCAGAGCAATTGGCAGCTCGCTACCGCGTTGCTGATTCAACAAGCACACTGCTGCAGCAAGATTACCACCAGCACTATGCCCTCCAATGGCCAATAAAGATGGATTAACCGAGAAGGATGCGGGATTGTTGTGAACCCACTTTACAACGTCGTAACATTCGTGGACCGCAGTTGGGAACTTGTTCTCTGGTGCGAGACTGTAATCGATATTGATCACGAGACAATCCGCACGATCAGCGATCAGGCGACACCATGGATCATCCCCCTCCGCTTGTCCCAAGATGAAACCACCCCCATGCATATTGAAGAAGACCGGCAGCGGAGCGTGATGATCCCTATCCGGTGTATACACGAGTACACGCGTTTCTCCTTTGGTCGTAGGAATCATGACTTCTTCCACCGTGACAGCATACGTGGAACTGGGTTGAAGAGCTGCACCTGTATCGACGACATTTTGACGCATACGTTGTACCATTGCCAATTGCTGTTGTTGATCCATAGATATCACTCCTTATTGGTATGTACAATGACTCCTACAATCGGAGATTTGAATCATTCATTCTCCAATGAATTCAAGTCCTTGATGTGATTTTCCTGCAACGCTGTCGTTGCCAATCGATTACGCGACGAATAGACAGACATCAGCGGAGACCTATGAGAAAATCCAGGCAGTGATCTGATTAGTGACAAGTAACATGAGTTAAATGTGTTTTTAATTTGTGTTAAATGAATTCCTCACGATTCGGCCAAAGATTCCCGAACCCTTTTCGGAAGGGAACGGATGACCATATCATACGAGTGATCGATCATGACGTAGACATCCTCATCTGACAATGAACCATCCAGTGTAATGGTATTCCAGTGTTTTTTGTTCATATGATATCCCGGTTGAACCGCCTCATGCTGCTCTCTCAGATTCTCTGCGATAATCGGGTCACATTTTAAGTTCAAGCGACAGTGCTTTTCTTTATTTTCAAAAATTAGGGCGAACATCTTGCCCTCGATCTTAATCGCGACTGGATCAGGTCCAAATGGATAATCCTTGATCGCACCTTTCTTCTTCAGACTGTATTCAATCATCGTATCCTTCAAGTCAGTACCTCCCATTCACATTAGACAATACAATGATATCGAATGTAAGTTCGTATGTAAACAAACTCATTGCACATCATAAAACCTTCTCCGTATTCCGAAGAAGGTTTCATTTGTATTTATTAAGTTCTTAATTGGCTCGATCATTTCTTGTTTTGCTGCTGCGATTGAATGAGCCCTGGTTTGATTTACTGCTACTGCTGTTAGATCTACTGCTACTTGGTCTACTGCCATTGGATCTACCTTCGTTTGAACGACTGCCACTCGTTTTGCCACTCTTGGCAAACCACTCGGATTTGGGCTTGCGTGCCGGGTTCGCCTTGGACTTGGCCGGTTTGCCTGCAGCCGATTTGTTGAAAGCAGGTTTACTGCCTGATGCTTTGCTGCTTTTCTCAAACACAGGTACACCCGTCATCGGATATGGATGACCTTTTACTTCAGGAATCGTCTTCTTGATTACCTTCTCGATATCCTTCAGGAATGGAAGTTCATCCTTCTCACAGAACGAGATGGCCATCCCGCTTTTGCCCGCACGGCCTGTACGTCCAATACGGTGAACATACGTTTCCGGAATGTTAGGAAGGTTAAAGTTAATAACATGTGACAGTTCCTCAACGTCAATTCCTCTGGCCGCGATATCCGTTGCTACCAGTACTCGCGTAGCCCCACTCTTGAAATTGTTCAGTGCACGTTGTCGTTCATTCTGAGACTTGTTACCATGAATGGCCTGTGCTGTAACATTCACTTTGGCCAAATCACGAGTAACCCGGTCAGCGCCGCGCTTCGTGCGTGTGAACACCAATGCCGTGGCGATGGATTTATCCTGCAGAATTTGGTTAAGCATAAGCTGCTTCTTGCCGTTCTCCAGCAAATATATAGACTGTTCGATGCGATCTACGGTTGAAGATACCGGTGTAATTTCTACTTTGACTGGATCAACCAGCAGGGTCTTAACCATTTTGGTGATCTCAGGAGGCATGGTCGCTGAGAAGAACAGCGTCTGCTTTTTGTTCGGCATCTTCGCAATAATTCGTTTCACATCATGAATGAAGCCCATATCCAACATCCGGTCTGCTTCATCCAGAACGAGAATCTCAACCATTTTCAGATCAATACGCTTCTGGTTAATCAGATCGTTCAATCGGCCAGGTGTTGCGATTATAATGTCTGCACCTTGATTAAGCGCACGTTCCTGCACTTTTTGCGAAACACCGCCAACGATAGCTGTACAACGAATGTCCGTAT
Protein-coding sequences here:
- a CDS encoding sugar ABC transporter permease — protein: MFAKTIRKDHYGYYFIAPFFIIFTMFGLYPILYSLYISFTNFDGITTPDFVGIGNYVAVLQDPLFYKTLFNTLFIWGVSVVPQLTISLVLAFILNDKLLKGRDFFRAVYFFPNIVTAASLGLLVSLIFDWQSGGLNHFLMQTGIIQDPINWKNDPWFMRLIVSSILFFQYFGYSMVIYLAGLQGIDPSLLEAAQMDGAKKKHIFIHIIVPMLRPIILFQMITSIIGGIQIFDQPFTLTNGNGGPDRAAMTSIMYLYNVAFQSTRFGYGAAIAFCLFIIIILLSVASFIMTKRKSRS
- a CDS encoding AraC family transcriptional regulator, whose translation is MGVPTFLETGHMEEGFPIRVIHTGGQFNYAAHWHDEVELVVVNGKRARIGVNDQVRELGQGDVLLIKPGDVHCFLPGTEHLTIILFRLELLTGSFTTEAEIQDLGELFNKTTVIPSNAGSRNNVVQYIDAIIAEKKNRKPGYRWLMVSRLYDLMVLLLRTKPPVTDPLTPLGWPCTSSKKFEFLESVCEYLEEHYAEPIKLEQVAEHIKFSKFHVCKLFKEIKGVTLMEYLNHFRIIKSEWALLFRQDTILEIAIGHGFNNVNSYNRLFKKYNDCTPSEFRKKHRMNITKYEG
- a CDS encoding PLP-dependent aminotransferase family protein produces the protein MEAIRTFTQSILEHDPVTALQYGITEGYVPLREALTQLLKTGFDTGKPSDQLFIVSGAQQGIELACKVFCNEGDTIICESPSFIGSLNSFRASGAKLAGVPMEMDGMDIEKLEQALQTEPNVKLIYVIPSFQNPTGVTTSLAKRQAIYELAKKYGVMILEDNPYGELRFNGDDVPTIKSMDDEGLVIYVGSFSKILSAGLRVGFVQAPHEVAEKMVVAKQGEDVHTAMLPQILAYKFMTEYDYAGHINSIREVYRRKATLMMDKLQEHMGDSITYTTPDGGLFLWCDLPAHVPMLDYAKTAAAQGVAVVPGNAFLVNEQDPCNAIRLNFSTPSDEQIVKGVEILGQVLKGYNV
- a CDS encoding LacI family DNA-binding transcriptional regulator → MITIKDVAKMAGVASSTVSCVLNDKGNVSEPTRQKVLAAASQLNYVKNGPASEMKRQSTQTIGVIVHDMSSPYFSDLVNGIENVVMSHGYDMIVCSSLGGEKSTAHRYIRERRIDGAIVIAQNIEDQLLIEASEAGFPIVVMDRDLDAQHIVKVLMSDTQGGYLATRYLVDKGHRTIAYISGPSQSECNLQRYQGYLKALKEAGIEENPEWKIGGQYMKQDGYNAAKKLLEGELPSAVFFANDEMAIGGLEAFREHDISIPEQLSVIGFDNIPASQYMNPPLTTFRQPKRDAGQLAGHVLFQLLHGEIVETLYTLDIQCVERDSVRLLNLI
- a CDS encoding carbohydrate ABC transporter permease, with translation MQTAKSVEQPNAAIQQYATTRRLTAGKIIIYLLLIGLAVLCIIPFYLMLIYSTHNNATIASTFTFLPGSFLVDNYMNMVSKINIWRGFANSIFIAGSSTVLSLYIGALTAYGFAKFKFKGRNWLFLFLLATMMVPGQLALIGVYRLFSTLGLLDSYAAIILPAAANAFNVFFIKQFMESSIPDEIIESARVDSAGEFRTFNQIVLPILGPAISALGIFTFIGSWNNFLTPLVLFFSLDKYPLPVLVALVQGYYGMDYGLLYLGVAISILPIIVVFSVFSKQIIGSVALGAVKG
- a CDS encoding MaoC family dehydratase, with the protein product MRFSEYVIGQRYKTTSLALSKSDIMEFATIYDPQYMHLDEEKAKQGRFGSLIASGMQTMNISFKLWIEVGIYGEHVVAGTGMNNIQFLKPVFPDDELHVIAEVIGLTPRRKGNGIVTVLLSTFNHKNQKVFQAELSALIDD
- a CDS encoding FAD-dependent oxidoreductase, which translates into the protein MSKSIDVIVIGAGIAGSTCAMQLAGKGHQTLLLDRQEFPRHKTCGEFMSPETKEMLEVLDIHLLDQRKKPSTMDHAKIVMPQGGVIEAPLPGLAYGISRYELDQILHQKALAAGAQIVTKATITSIDQLEDARYEVQVKQGDERISYRAKAVIGAHGTKKLRGMASAPDLRDQTVYVGVKSHFSGIQIPARVELYFCEGGYVGISPIEDGIVNVAALLTLDTVQGSGKSVNDILQAASLTNVSLAARLAEGKPVDGTQVSIAPLHLSNAPEPWSQYPHIGDAMLVIPPLCGDGMSIALRSSLLCARWTDKYLQGHIEHADWQSNYILEASREFTQLLRRARRIQKLAFAKTNKFYPGLARMIPGLAAYVVKATRLSEMKRSPLIH
- a CDS encoding extracellular solute-binding protein yields the protein MKKWFKPTIVLVITALLLAGCQFSPSNQAKQQEITVWSFTDEAKYAIEKFEKEYPDIKVNFVNIPGNFYITKLKSALQTTSKAPDVFMIENANIRELIDVPYLENLSASPYNANELIQEQYAFVQANEKDSEGNVRAIGYQGTPGGIYYRRDLAKTYLGTDDPEKVGSQIDTWEKIFEIGEKVQQSSGNKVHALANWNAISNSYDGIPWVKDGKLVIDPTYLNVLDLVREARERKVLAEYEDGSAGYAASMQKGEVMFYPGATWALQYTFKANAPDTEGMWGLAQGPSAFSSGGTYIALYSKSDKKDLAWKFIEFYNFNHDFLSELAKEQDYFTSNMVVNDELASSLSSSYLGGQKHFEFFSEAAKRVNVYERTKYDATINNDIYKNVLQLYLNKDIQTKEEVVKRIKRDVTLRFPELEVD